A stretch of Treponema vincentii F0403 DNA encodes these proteins:
- the gltX gene encoding glutamate--tRNA ligase — METRSRYAPSPTGLQHIGGVRTALFNYLFSRATGGKFILRIEDTDQTRYAAEYETNLYDTLDWLGIDWDEGGPRGGPYAPYIQSQRSEIYREYADKLVKSGHAYYCFCDEERLERIRKIQTMNKMPPGYDRHCRNLTQEEIDANIAAGKPYVIRLKVPLEGTTVFHDVLLGTIEWKNEDINPDPILLKSDGFPTYHLANVVDDHLMKITHVMRAQEWVPSTPMHVLMYQAFGWEHPDFCHLPMVMGNDGHKLSKRHGATSCNEFRNNGYLKEAIINYVAMLGCSYEEGRDMFSLQELGERFKPEHINKAPAIFDYKKLEWFNGQYMRLKTDEELFELTWPFIANSGMFGEQDPKAREAAGLRFADQTLLKPTEEQKSTLMKVMPLIKERLHFLTEAPQMVRFLFEEPAVPPVEEIIPKKLDAEKTKAVLEKAKTVLPSIAHLDEHAASEVFRAEAEAMGVKLGDFMMPMRMAITGSRVSPPLVGSIQILGIDRSIARIEKTLKERFA; from the coding sequence ATGGAAACTCGAAGCCGTTATGCCCCGTCTCCGACAGGATTACAGCACATTGGCGGAGTACGTACTGCGTTATTTAATTATCTTTTTTCCCGCGCAACCGGCGGAAAATTCATCTTACGCATAGAAGATACCGATCAAACCCGCTATGCAGCCGAATACGAAACCAATCTGTACGATACCCTTGACTGGCTTGGAATTGACTGGGATGAAGGCGGCCCCCGCGGAGGCCCTTATGCACCCTATATTCAATCCCAACGCTCCGAAATATACCGCGAGTATGCTGATAAACTGGTTAAAAGCGGTCATGCGTATTACTGCTTTTGCGACGAAGAACGGCTTGAACGCATCAGAAAAATCCAAACCATGAATAAAATGCCCCCGGGATATGACCGGCACTGCCGCAATTTAACGCAGGAAGAAATCGATGCGAATATCGCGGCGGGAAAACCGTACGTTATCCGGCTGAAAGTGCCGCTTGAAGGAACAACGGTATTCCATGATGTTCTCCTCGGTACCATTGAATGGAAAAACGAAGACATCAACCCCGACCCTATCTTGCTGAAAAGCGACGGTTTCCCTACCTATCACTTGGCAAATGTTGTCGACGATCATTTAATGAAGATTACGCACGTCATGCGCGCCCAAGAATGGGTTCCTTCTACTCCGATGCACGTATTGATGTATCAGGCTTTCGGATGGGAACATCCCGATTTTTGCCATTTGCCGATGGTTATGGGAAACGACGGACATAAGCTTTCAAAGCGGCACGGCGCTACCAGCTGTAACGAATTCCGGAACAACGGCTATTTAAAAGAAGCAATCATCAATTATGTTGCGATGCTCGGCTGTTCGTATGAAGAAGGCCGGGATATGTTCTCTTTGCAAGAACTGGGCGAACGGTTTAAGCCGGAACACATCAACAAAGCTCCGGCAATTTTCGACTACAAAAAACTGGAATGGTTCAACGGCCAATATATGCGGCTTAAAACCGATGAAGAGCTTTTTGAACTTACATGGCCGTTCATCGCAAACTCAGGCATGTTCGGCGAACAGGATCCAAAAGCCCGGGAAGCGGCAGGATTGCGCTTTGCCGACCAAACTTTGCTTAAACCTACCGAGGAGCAAAAGTCAACGCTGATGAAGGTAATGCCGCTCATTAAAGAACGGCTGCACTTTTTGACGGAAGCACCGCAGATGGTGCGTTTCCTTTTTGAAGAACCGGCCGTTCCGCCCGTAGAGGAAATTATCCCTAAAAAACTGGATGCGGAAAAAACAAAGGCTGTGTTGGAAAAGGCAAAAACCGTGCTGCCTTCGATTGCACACCTTGACGAACATGCTGCAAGCGAAGTGTTCCGTGCAGAAGCGGAAGCTATGGGTGTTAAGCTGGGCGACTTTATGATGCCGATGCGTATGGCAATTACCGGCAGCCGTGTAAGTCCGCCGCTCGTCGGTTCGATCCAGATATTAGGCATTGACCGCTCTATTGCCCGTATCGAAAAAACTTTGAAAGAACGGTTCGCATAA
- a CDS encoding helix-hairpin-helix domain-containing protein gives MELTQEFIDGLTVNEVDIMKKVAEELNIRMQQVSAVITLVNEGCTIPFISRYRKEMHGSLDEVQVRDSDKLFRSYVNLETRRLEIVRGVFAAGKLTELLYDNIMKASTLTELEDIWAPFKKKKKTRGMLAVERGLQGLADLMKELEEAELVKRAEAFVKTDCEDETLNVPTVEDALAGAADIIAEETAQDTENRKAVHDFFMATGMFEVKGIGDEEAQKTSVYQMYWDYSEALNQIKPHRVLAINRGEREGVLEVKIDVDVDEAVARVQSRSVQHNKYHSEAIADGVVRLLSPAVLREIRSNLGEDADNHGITIFSENLKHLLMTQPIKGTRVLGVDPGIRTGTKCAALDETGKYLGSFVIYQHKAEEAKAALLKAVKDYKVQLIAVGNGTGSHEVQEIVSDIIKTHCPDVLFTVVDEDGASVYSAGDVAREEFPDLDLTIRGAISIGRRLQDPLAELVKIDPKSIGVGLYQHDLNQKKLSEELDTVVGSVVNNVGVNLNTASASLLKYVSGITSGLAKKIVSYREQTGIFTDREQLHNVSGLGPKTFEQCAGFLKIPESANPLDNSWVHPENYPAAEVIYQIVRKNEPITKEVRMELQEKYQIGEQTVSDIIEELKKPNRDPREDCPKPIMQQGVLLFEDLKLGMAVKGKIKNVVDFGAFVDLGIKETALLHISEMSDSFVSDPLEAVKVGDIVECRIIALDEARRRISLSRKSESGVQGKLTAKQKADVKKITIKTKDGKTVAVKTSGGKPAVQGEKHLSSRGERQPAVRSERRVAESRPRKDDDGTKYNPFAAFFNKK, from the coding sequence ATGGAATTAACGCAAGAGTTTATTGACGGCCTCACGGTAAACGAGGTCGACATTATGAAGAAGGTTGCGGAAGAACTGAATATCAGGATGCAGCAGGTCTCCGCAGTTATCACATTGGTCAACGAGGGATGTACCATTCCCTTTATTTCCCGGTATCGTAAAGAAATGCACGGTTCACTCGACGAGGTGCAGGTTCGGGATTCCGATAAATTGTTTAGATCGTACGTCAATTTGGAAACACGGCGGCTGGAAATTGTGCGGGGTGTATTTGCGGCGGGGAAACTGACCGAGCTGCTCTACGACAACATTATGAAGGCGTCGACTTTGACGGAACTTGAAGATATTTGGGCGCCCTTTAAAAAGAAGAAAAAGACCCGCGGTATGCTGGCTGTTGAGCGCGGTTTGCAGGGCTTAGCCGATTTAATGAAGGAATTGGAAGAAGCGGAACTGGTAAAACGGGCGGAAGCGTTTGTTAAAACCGATTGCGAAGATGAAACGCTGAATGTGCCGACGGTAGAGGATGCGCTTGCGGGAGCTGCCGATATTATTGCAGAAGAAACAGCACAGGACACCGAAAACCGGAAGGCAGTGCACGACTTCTTTATGGCAACCGGTATGTTTGAGGTAAAAGGCATCGGAGATGAAGAAGCCCAGAAAACCTCCGTGTATCAGATGTACTGGGATTATTCCGAGGCGCTCAACCAGATTAAGCCGCACCGGGTGCTTGCCATCAACCGCGGAGAGCGCGAAGGTGTTTTGGAAGTAAAAATCGATGTTGATGTAGACGAAGCGGTTGCACGAGTACAGAGCCGTTCGGTACAGCACAATAAATACCACAGCGAAGCGATTGCAGACGGGGTTGTGCGGCTGCTCAGCCCCGCAGTCCTGCGCGAAATCCGCAGCAACTTAGGCGAAGACGCCGACAACCACGGCATTACTATTTTTAGCGAAAACTTAAAACACCTCTTGATGACGCAGCCGATTAAGGGCACCCGCGTGCTCGGCGTAGACCCCGGTATCAGAACCGGAACCAAATGCGCCGCCCTCGACGAAACCGGCAAGTACCTCGGCTCCTTTGTGATTTACCAGCACAAAGCGGAGGAGGCAAAAGCAGCGCTCCTCAAAGCGGTTAAGGACTATAAGGTTCAGCTGATTGCAGTGGGCAACGGAACAGGCTCCCACGAGGTGCAGGAAATCGTTTCCGATATTATTAAAACGCATTGTCCCGACGTACTTTTCACCGTGGTGGATGAGGACGGAGCCTCCGTGTATTCCGCAGGAGATGTAGCCCGCGAAGAATTCCCCGATTTGGACTTAACCATCCGCGGCGCTATCTCCATCGGGCGGCGCTTGCAGGATCCCCTTGCGGAGCTGGTCAAAATCGACCCGAAATCTATCGGCGTCGGGCTCTATCAGCATGACTTAAACCAAAAGAAACTTTCGGAAGAGCTTGATACGGTTGTCGGTTCGGTTGTAAACAACGTCGGTGTTAATTTGAACACCGCAAGCGCCTCGCTTTTAAAATACGTGTCAGGCATTACGAGCGGCTTGGCGAAAAAGATTGTCAGTTACCGCGAACAGACCGGTATCTTTACCGACCGGGAGCAGCTCCACAACGTCAGCGGCTTGGGACCGAAAACCTTTGAACAGTGCGCAGGCTTTTTGAAAATACCGGAGAGCGCCAATCCGCTGGATAACTCGTGGGTGCACCCCGAAAACTACCCTGCAGCGGAGGTTATCTATCAGATTGTCCGCAAGAACGAGCCGATAACCAAAGAGGTGCGGATGGAGCTGCAGGAAAAGTACCAGATCGGCGAACAAACGGTCAGCGATATTATCGAGGAACTGAAAAAGCCGAACCGCGACCCTCGTGAAGACTGCCCCAAGCCGATTATGCAGCAGGGCGTCCTCTTGTTTGAAGACCTCAAACTCGGCATGGCGGTAAAAGGGAAGATTAAGAACGTTGTGGATTTCGGCGCCTTTGTCGACCTCGGTATTAAGGAAACCGCCCTGCTGCACATTTCCGAAATGAGCGACAGCTTTGTGTCCGATCCGCTCGAGGCGGTAAAGGTCGGTGATATTGTCGAGTGCCGCATTATTGCGCTTGACGAAGCGCGCCGCCGTATTTCACTCAGCAGAAAAAGCGAAAGCGGAGTGCAGGGTAAGCTGACCGCAAAGCAAAAAGCGGACGTGAAAAAGATTACTATCAAGACCAAGGACGGAAAAACCGTTGCGGTTAAGACAAGCGGCGGCAAACCTGCCGTACAGGGTGAAAAGCATTTAAGTTCCCGCGGAGAGCGGCAGCCTGCAGTCCGTTCGGAAAGGCGCGTCGCGGAATCTCGACCCCGCAAGGATGATGACGGCACCAAGTATAATCCGTTTGCGGCATTCTTTAATAAGAAGTAA